A single region of the Chiloscyllium plagiosum isolate BGI_BamShark_2017 unplaced genomic scaffold, ASM401019v2 scaf_12844, whole genome shotgun sequence genome encodes:
- the LOC122546121 gene encoding DNA-directed RNA polymerase I subunit RPA1-like, whose product MPLGLHRLFPDNNLQLMVQSGAKGSTVNTMQISCLLGQIELEGKRPPLMPSGKSLPCFQPYDFTPRSGGFVTGRFLTGISPPVCRDIILKKDFGNTYLAVTLKELV is encoded by the exons ATGCCCCTGGGTCTTCATAGACTATTTCCTGACAATAACCTGCAACTCATGGTGCAGTCTGGTGCCAAAGGTTCAACTGTTAATACGATGCAG ATTTCATGCCTCCTTGGTCAGATTGAACTAGAAGGAAAACGTCCTCCGCTGATGCCATCTGGGAAATCATTGCCCTGTTTCCAACCTTATGATTTCACTCCACGTTCAGGCGGCTTTGTTACTGGCCGATTCCTCACTGGTATCAGCCCTCCGGTATGCAGAGATATAATTCTTAAGAAGGATTTTGGCAACACTTACCTTGCTGTCACGTTAAAAGAGCTTGTTTAG